The nucleotide window CCGCAATTGCGTGATTCGGGCGATGAGATGGTATTGGAAGCCGCAGTCGCTGGCGGTGTCGAGGCAATCGTGACCCACAATGCGCGGGATTTCGGCTTGGTGCCGGAGAAGTTCGGCGTGTTGGTATGGTCACCCGGCGAGGCCATGAGAAGGATGTCGATATGAAAGCGCGTGTGTCGTTGAACCTGCCGCAATCGTTGAAGAAGGCAGCGGAGGAATTTGCAGAGAAAGATGGGGTTTCGCTGAACCAGTTCATCGCGCTGGCCTTGGCGGAGAAGGTTGGCACGGTGAGTGCGGCGGAGTTCTTCGCGGAACGCGGAAAGGCAGGTGATGTGGATTGGGCGGTGGCGTTTTTGGAGGGGCGGGGGGAGTGAGGTGGTGTTTCCGCTTTGCAACTCTTGAGCGGCCAGTTGCTATTCTGCTTGGTACGCCCTAATTCCAGAAAGAAAAATACAACCTATTCACTCACGAGAATTGCCCGGAGTATTGGAATGCAAGCAAGAATTGGGACGTTGCTTTTTGCGGTGTTTGCACTGTGTTTTGCGACGCAGGTTCAGGCTCAGTTTCTCGACGAGAATAGTCCAGAGTGCATTCAAGCCTCTACAGCTACTGGCAGTGAAACCGACGAAATTGATTTACTGCTTCAAACCAGCCGGATTGGTACGGGAAATGTACATTGGGGAACTTGGGGCAATCGAATTGACTTCTGCCTAGCCGCCAACTTCCTCGATCCTCGGATGGACGGCTCTGCCATCCTGAGCGAATGGTTCGGCGGATCGGTTATCCCTA belongs to Hasllibacter sp. MH4015 and includes:
- a CDS encoding toxin-antitoxin system HicB family antitoxin — protein: MKARVSLNLPQSLKKAAEEFAEKDGVSLNQFIALALAEKVGTVSAAEFFAERGKAGDVDWAVAFLEGRGE